From a region of the Pontixanthobacter gangjinensis genome:
- a CDS encoding ribonucleoside-diphosphate reductase subunit alpha has protein sequence MDKADKGSDELVAEKAETLGAEALAGAMAEAAKAAAPVDDSKKVNARRFTIETDLSRDALLTEFGKETLIDRYLLPGENFQDLFARVADAYSDDQEHAQRLYDYISRLWFMPATPVLSNGGTARGLPISCYLNSVSDSLNGIVDTWNENVWLASKGGGIGTYWGNVRGIGEPVGLNGKTSGIIPFVRVMDSLTLAISQGSLRRGSAACYLDVSHPEIEEFLEIRKPSGDFNRKALNLHHGVLLTDKFMEAVRAGDRFELLSPKTGEVRGDVDARALFQKLVETRLATGEPYIVFNDTVNRMMPKHHRDLGLKVSTSNLCSEITLPTGIDHLGNDRTAVCCLSSLNLEKWDEWNGDKTFIEDVMRMLDNVLQDYIDRAPEEMARAKYSAMRERSVGLGVMGFHSFLQAKNIALEGSMAKVWNLKMFKHISGKAEEASMVLAHERGPCPDAEEMGAMERFSCKMAIAPTASISIICGGTSACIEPIPANIYTHKTLSGSFIVKNPYLEKLLREKSKDSTNVWNSILENAGSVQHLDFLSDEEKATFKTSFEVDQRYLLEYAADRAPFIDQAQSLNLFIPADVDKWDLMMLHFQAWEKGIKSLYYLRSKSIQRAGFAGGVEADNTADAAKFELAAEQTDYEECLSCQ, from the coding sequence ATGGATAAGGCTGACAAAGGCTCGGACGAGCTGGTTGCAGAAAAAGCCGAAACTCTCGGTGCCGAAGCCTTGGCTGGCGCGATGGCTGAAGCGGCCAAGGCTGCTGCACCTGTCGATGACAGCAAGAAGGTCAATGCGCGCCGTTTCACCATCGAAACCGATTTGTCGCGCGATGCGCTGCTGACCGAATTCGGCAAGGAAACGCTGATCGATCGCTATCTCCTGCCCGGAGAGAATTTTCAGGATTTGTTCGCCCGCGTGGCCGATGCCTATTCGGATGATCAGGAACACGCCCAGCGTTTGTATGATTACATTTCGCGTTTGTGGTTCATGCCAGCGACACCAGTCCTTTCTAACGGCGGTACTGCGCGCGGTCTGCCAATCAGCTGCTATCTCAATTCAGTATCGGACAGCCTCAATGGGATCGTCGATACTTGGAATGAAAACGTATGGCTTGCGTCCAAGGGCGGCGGCATCGGCACCTATTGGGGCAATGTTCGCGGTATTGGCGAGCCAGTCGGTCTGAACGGCAAGACCAGCGGTATCATTCCTTTCGTGCGCGTGATGGACAGCCTGACGCTGGCGATTTCGCAAGGATCGCTGCGCCGCGGTTCGGCTGCGTGTTATCTTGATGTGTCGCACCCTGAAATTGAGGAATTCCTCGAAATCCGTAAGCCATCGGGCGATTTCAACCGCAAGGCTCTGAACCTGCACCACGGTGTGCTGTTGACCGACAAGTTCATGGAAGCGGTCCGTGCGGGCGACCGGTTTGAATTGCTCTCGCCCAAAACCGGCGAAGTGCGCGGCGATGTTGATGCGCGCGCCCTGTTCCAGAAACTGGTCGAAACCCGCCTTGCCACTGGCGAGCCTTACATCGTGTTCAACGATACGGTGAACCGGATGATGCCAAAGCATCACCGCGACTTGGGCCTGAAGGTTTCGACATCGAATTTGTGCAGCGAAATCACTTTGCCAACCGGCATTGACCACCTTGGCAATGACCGTACCGCAGTATGCTGCCTGTCTTCGCTCAACCTTGAAAAATGGGATGAGTGGAACGGTGACAAGACCTTCATCGAAGACGTGATGCGGATGCTCGACAACGTGCTTCAGGATTATATTGACCGTGCGCCCGAAGAAATGGCCCGCGCGAAATATTCCGCGATGCGCGAACGTAGCGTCGGTCTGGGCGTGATGGGCTTCCACTCGTTCCTTCAGGCGAAGAATATCGCGCTAGAAGGGTCGATGGCGAAGGTCTGGAACCTGAAAATGTTCAAGCATATTTCGGGCAAAGCGGAAGAAGCCAGCATGGTCCTCGCGCATGAGCGCGGGCCATGTCCTGATGCCGAAGAGATGGGCGCGATGGAGCGCTTCAGCTGCAAAATGGCGATTGCCCCGACCGCGTCGATCTCGATCATTTGCGGCGGCACCAGTGCCTGTATCGAACCGATCCCGGCCAATATCTACACGCACAAAACCCTGTCGGGCAGCTTCATCGTGAAGAACCCGTATTTGGAAAAATTGCTGCGCGAGAAGAGCAAGGATTCGACCAATGTGTGGAATTCGATCCTCGAAAACGCAGGGTCGGTCCAGCATCTCGATTTCCTCAGCGACGAGGAGAAGGCGACTTTCAAAACCAGCTTCGAAGTCGATCAACGCTACTTGCTCGAATATGCCGCCGACCGCGCGCCATTCATCGATCAGGCGCAAAGTCTCAATCTGTTCATTCCGGCTGATGTCGACAAATGGGACCTGATGATGCTGCACTTCCAAGCGTGGGAAAAAGGCATCAAATCGCTCTATTACCTGCGTTCCAAGAGCATCCAGCGCGCAGGCTTTGCCGGCGGCGTGGAAGCGGACAACACGGCCGACGCCGCGAAGTTCGAACTGGCCGCAGAGCAGACCGATTATGAGGAATGTTTGAGCTGCCAGTAA
- a CDS encoding GGDEF domain-containing protein: MPCPPSRHSLPEDIDHAIDSGGHPREWSKPLQSAYEDDQRGGIFLETRFLLVVGLVVAISTVLVDVTVSPEIASRGLYLRLVFVVPVILAGLLISKPERAWVATLAMCLSQILFALVVIHLSFQMPVVSANRYLMSAGIILGLSNLLFQFQFWQLACYNIVYFMAQVGIILLQGPDGVAGYFDYISILIGISLGTLAISERVSRLVSRNFLLRLRNELAAEELRATNQLLQELSDRDPLTGLSNRRHFERLFGEIYGTEQPSAPDNIALMMIDIDHFKEFNDNYGHQTGDRCLGAVALVLDHMVGAEGGIVARFGGEEFVVAIPEKNAGHAADLAEQVRQEIEGIPPVERTSRDSNVTVSIGIAQCSGRVCADLDQLIKSADQALYQAKRLGRNRICLAAPVREAAKITA; this comes from the coding sequence ATGCCCTGCCCCCCCTCCAGACATAGTCTGCCCGAGGATATTGATCACGCAATTGATAGCGGGGGACACCCGCGTGAATGGTCCAAACCACTGCAAAGCGCCTATGAAGATGACCAGCGCGGCGGCATTTTTCTGGAAACGCGTTTCCTGTTGGTCGTCGGCCTGGTTGTCGCCATCTCGACGGTTCTGGTCGATGTCACGGTCAGCCCCGAGATTGCCTCGCGTGGTCTGTATTTGCGGCTTGTTTTCGTGGTCCCGGTAATTCTGGCGGGATTGCTGATCAGTAAGCCCGAACGCGCATGGGTAGCGACCTTGGCGATGTGCCTGTCGCAAATTCTTTTTGCGCTGGTGGTGATCCATTTGTCATTCCAGATGCCGGTGGTCTCGGCCAATCGTTATCTGATGTCAGCCGGGATTATCCTCGGCCTGTCAAACCTGCTGTTCCAGTTCCAATTCTGGCAACTCGCCTGTTACAATATCGTCTATTTCATGGCTCAGGTCGGGATCATCCTGCTTCAAGGCCCCGACGGGGTGGCAGGATATTTTGACTATATCTCGATCCTGATTGGCATCAGCCTCGGGACATTGGCGATATCGGAGCGGGTCTCGCGCCTGGTCTCGCGCAATTTCCTGTTGCGTCTGCGCAACGAGCTTGCAGCGGAGGAATTGCGGGCGACCAACCAGTTATTGCAGGAATTATCCGATCGCGATCCGCTTACCGGCCTATCAAACCGCCGCCATTTCGAACGGCTTTTCGGCGAGATCTATGGAACCGAGCAGCCATCTGCCCCGGATAACATCGCGCTGATGATGATTGATATCGACCATTTCAAAGAGTTTAACGACAATTACGGCCACCAGACAGGCGATCGCTGCCTGGGTGCGGTGGCGCTCGTGCTCGACCATATGGTCGGTGCGGAAGGCGGAATTGTCGCGCGGTTCGGCGGCGAGGAATTTGTCGTCGCCATCCCTGAAAAGAACGCCGGACATGCGGCTGATCTGGCCGAACAAGTGCGTCAGGAAATCGAGGGTATTCCGCCCGTCGAACGCACTTCGCGCGATAGCAACGTCACGGTAAGTATCGGCATTGCACAATGTTCTGGGAGAGTCTGCGCCGACCTCGACCAACTGATCAAAAGCGCCGATCAAGCACTTTATCAAGCGAAGCGTTTGGGCCGCAACCGAATATGTCTGGCGGCACCAGTGCGAGAAGCGGCCAAAATCACCGCCTGA
- a CDS encoding ribonucleotide-diphosphate reductase subunit beta has product MSLLESRKTYKPFEYPWAYDFWKRQQQIHWMPEEVPLGEDCRDWAQNLTDHERNLLTQIFRFFTQADVEVQDCYHEKYGRVFKPTEIKMMLAAFSNMETVHIAAYSHLLDTIGMPESEYGMFLEYEEMKAKHDYMQDFGVDNDADIARTLAMFGGFTEGLQLFASFAMLMNFPRFNKMKGMGQIVSWSVRDESLHCEGIIRMFHAFCEETGCLTKAVKEDIIDCCQKVVRMEDAFIDLAFEQGPVPGMTAKEIKKYVRYIADWRLGQLGLPAIYMVEDHPLPWLAPLLNGVEHANFFEQRATEYSKGATKGDWQDVWSSFDNRKKAKAGDQANDEVVDDGPGLFEDAGGEPVAAE; this is encoded by the coding sequence ATGTCGTTGCTCGAATCCCGTAAGACCTACAAGCCCTTCGAATACCCTTGGGCTTATGACTTCTGGAAACGCCAGCAACAAATCCACTGGATGCCCGAAGAAGTGCCCTTGGGCGAGGACTGCCGCGACTGGGCGCAGAACCTGACCGATCACGAGCGGAATCTGCTCACGCAGATCTTCCGTTTCTTCACCCAGGCCGATGTCGAGGTGCAGGATTGCTACCACGAAAAATATGGCCGCGTGTTCAAACCGACCGAGATCAAAATGATGCTCGCCGCGTTCTCCAATATGGAAACCGTCCATATCGCGGCCTATTCGCATCTGCTCGACACGATCGGTATGCCCGAAAGCGAATACGGGATGTTCCTCGAATATGAGGAAATGAAGGCGAAACACGATTACATGCAGGATTTCGGCGTCGATAATGATGCCGATATCGCGCGCACGCTGGCGATGTTCGGCGGCTTTACCGAAGGGCTGCAATTGTTCGCCAGCTTCGCCATGCTGATGAACTTCCCGCGCTTCAACAAGATGAAAGGCATGGGCCAAATCGTCAGCTGGTCGGTCCGCGATGAAAGCCTGCATTGCGAAGGCATCATCCGTATGTTCCACGCATTTTGCGAGGAAACCGGCTGCCTGACCAAGGCGGTGAAGGAAGACATCATCGATTGCTGTCAAAAAGTCGTGCGGATGGAAGACGCCTTTATCGATCTGGCGTTTGAACAGGGCCCCGTTCCCGGCATGACCGCAAAAGAAATCAAGAAATACGTCCGCTACATCGCCGATTGGCGTCTGGGCCAATTGGGCCTGCCCGCGATTTACATGGTGGAAGATCACCCGCTGCCATGGCTCGCCCCGCTGCTGAACGGTGTGGAACACGCGAACTTCTTTGAACAACGCGCCACCGAATATTCAAAAGGCGCGACCAAGGGCGATTGGCAAGACGTCTGGTCCAGCTTTGACAACCGCAAGAAAGCGAAGGCCGGCGATCAGGCGAATGACGAAGTCGTCGATGACGGCCCGGGCTTGTTTGAAGATGCTGGCGGAGAGCCTGTTGCGGCGGAGTGA
- a CDS encoding DUF1294 domain-containing protein — translation MDLILPYLTPANIVTYLAAVSFIAFAAFGIDKARAENGARRTSEADLLFFALIGGTLGAYAGRALFRHKTRKQPFSSRLHGIALFQIAAAVILLVLPD, via the coding sequence ATGGACCTGATTCTCCCCTACCTAACTCCCGCAAACATCGTCACCTATCTGGCGGCGGTCAGTTTCATCGCGTTTGCCGCATTCGGCATCGACAAGGCGCGCGCTGAAAACGGGGCGCGGCGGACTTCCGAGGCGGATTTGCTGTTCTTCGCTTTGATTGGCGGAACTTTGGGGGCCTATGCCGGACGGGCGCTGTTCCGGCACAAGACGCGCAAGCAGCCGTTCTCCTCGCGGTTGCACGGCATTGCGTTATTCCAGATCGCTGCGGCGGTAATACTGCTCGTTCTGCCGGACTGA
- a CDS encoding sulfotransferase domain-containing protein gives MTETTPRRAHSLAELAEVMPKLAPTEEQLAASDPLEARPTDVIITPYGKCGTTMMQQMFHQLRMAQHGGDMDFDDISRVVPWIETAASLGLDINAEQKAEPRGFKSHLDYEGLPAGARYVVTLRDPKEAFVSMYHFFSGWFFEPGTIQLEEFTPVWLMGGPSQLNYYKHLLSWWARRDEADTLLMNYRTVLSDKRDAIRRLAGFCGIEADDPAIDLVEERTSRSFMIEHKAPFADPMMRRMSEEKAGLPSGSDSAKVRPENAERRELPALISDLLDAQWAEHVAPVTGHADYASMIAELET, from the coding sequence ATGACCGAGACAACACCGCGCCGCGCACATTCCTTGGCCGAGCTGGCCGAAGTAATGCCGAAGCTCGCACCGACTGAGGAACAGCTTGCGGCGTCCGATCCGCTTGAGGCGCGGCCGACCGATGTGATCATCACGCCCTATGGCAAATGCGGCACAACGATGATGCAGCAGATGTTCCATCAATTGCGGATGGCTCAGCATGGCGGCGATATGGATTTTGACGACATCAGCCGGGTGGTGCCGTGGATTGAAACCGCCGCGTCGCTCGGTCTCGATATCAACGCCGAACAAAAGGCCGAGCCACGCGGGTTCAAGAGCCACCTCGACTACGAAGGCCTGCCTGCCGGTGCGCGATATGTGGTCACTTTGCGCGATCCGAAAGAAGCGTTCGTTTCGATGTATCACTTCTTCAGCGGATGGTTTTTTGAACCGGGGACCATCCAGCTCGAAGAATTCACGCCGGTGTGGCTGATGGGCGGGCCAAGCCAGCTCAACTATTACAAGCATCTGCTCAGTTGGTGGGCGCGGCGGGATGAGGCCGATACGCTGCTGATGAATTATCGCACCGTTTTGTCGGACAAGCGTGACGCAATCAGGCGTTTGGCCGGATTTTGCGGAATTGAGGCAGATGATCCCGCGATTGATCTGGTTGAAGAGCGCACCAGCCGCAGCTTCATGATCGAGCACAAGGCCCCTTTCGCCGACCCGATGATGCGCCGCATGAGCGAGGAGAAAGCGGGCCTGCCTTCCGGCAGCGATTCAGCCAAAGTGCGGCCGGAAAATGCCGAGCGGCGCGAATTGCCCGCGTTGATCTCCGACCTGCTCGACGCACAATGGGCGGAACATGTCGCCCCTGTTACGGGTCATGCGGATTATGCCAGCATGATTGCCGAATTGGAGACTTAG
- a CDS encoding thermonuclease family protein produces MARTPRFHTKPLRRRHNTWLKRIMPWLSFLVVVGAAVIIMRLPIGGGDWERVDTRFSLCEDRDSNGCVIDGDTIMFGQGKTARKIRLTGYNAPEMTGECPAESALAIQSRGALQSWLNQGPFDMSEGADPPYDQYGRELRSLKRGDEWLSEVMVARELAQETGWGFVRGGWCS; encoded by the coding sequence ATGGCCCGTACCCCTCGCTTCCACACCAAACCGCTCCGCCGCCGACATAATACTTGGCTTAAACGTATCATGCCATGGCTATCATTTTTGGTCGTTGTAGGGGCGGCAGTGATTATTATGCGGCTTCCGATTGGTGGCGGTGATTGGGAGCGGGTCGATACGCGCTTCAGCCTGTGCGAGGATCGGGATTCAAACGGCTGCGTGATTGATGGCGATACGATCATGTTTGGCCAGGGAAAAACCGCCCGCAAGATCAGATTGACCGGATATAACGCGCCCGAGATGACCGGCGAATGCCCCGCTGAATCAGCGCTGGCAATCCAGTCGCGCGGCGCTTTGCAAAGCTGGCTAAACCAGGGGCCGTTTGACATGAGCGAGGGCGCTGACCCGCCCTACGATCAATATGGCCGAGAGCTTCGCTCGCTGAAGCGCGGCGATGAATGGTTGTCCGAAGTTATGGTGGCGCGCGAATTGGCGCAAGAAACCGGATGGGGCTTTGTTCGCGGCGGGTGGTGCAGCTAA
- a CDS encoding thermonuclease family protein, whose translation MDSSRSVITTVTHSDTINAKFGICGAGPRSTCVVDGDTIWLYGTKIRIADINTPEVSNYDCQNESRLGMEATRKLASLLNEGPFSVETADRDEDKYGRKLRILSRDGKSLGAVLVDEGLAEEWNGERIDWC comes from the coding sequence GTGGACAGCTCGCGAAGCGTGATAACAACCGTCACTCACTCCGACACAATCAATGCCAAATTCGGCATCTGTGGAGCCGGACCGCGTTCTACGTGCGTGGTCGATGGCGACACGATCTGGCTTTATGGAACCAAGATCAGGATCGCCGATATCAACACTCCTGAAGTGTCTAATTACGATTGTCAGAACGAATCGCGATTGGGCATGGAAGCAACACGCAAATTGGCAAGCTTGCTCAATGAAGGGCCATTCAGCGTAGAAACCGCGGACAGGGATGAGGACAAATACGGGCGCAAATTGCGGATACTCAGCAGAGACGGAAAGTCGCTCGGCGCGGTTCTGGTAGATGAGGGCCTGGCAGAAGAATGGAATGGCGAGCGCATCGACTGGTGTTGA
- the argB gene encoding acetylglutamate kinase, translating to MSATDDITTLSKAETLIEALPYFQRYAGRTFVVKYGGHAMGDPKAAREFAEDIVLLKAVGINPVVVHGGGPQIGAMLKKLGVESKFVDGLRVTDKATAEVAEMVLSGAINKELVGWIAKAGGKAIGISGKDGGLVTAIKVQRTTRDPESNIEQVIDLGFVGEPSHVDTHIIDTAVAAGMIPIIAPIGAGEDGHTYNINADTMAGSIAAALGAARLFLLTDVAGVLGKDGALLTDLKPSDVAKLRDDGTISGGMIPKLETCVHAVEGGCDAAVVLDGRVPHAMLLEFFTSTGAGTLISAG from the coding sequence ATGAGCGCGACCGACGACATCACCACGCTGAGCAAAGCCGAGACGCTGATCGAGGCGCTACCGTATTTTCAGCGTTATGCCGGGCGGACTTTTGTGGTGAAATATGGTGGTCATGCGATGGGTGACCCCAAGGCGGCGCGTGAGTTTGCCGAAGATATCGTGCTGCTGAAAGCAGTCGGGATCAATCCGGTTGTAGTCCATGGTGGCGGCCCGCAAATTGGCGCGATGCTGAAAAAACTGGGCGTAGAAAGCAAATTCGTGGACGGTTTGCGGGTGACCGACAAAGCAACTGCAGAAGTAGCCGAGATGGTCCTGTCGGGCGCGATTAATAAGGAATTGGTCGGCTGGATCGCCAAAGCCGGAGGAAAGGCGATTGGTATTTCGGGCAAGGATGGCGGCTTGGTCACCGCGATCAAGGTTCAGCGGACCACTCGCGATCCGGAGAGCAATATCGAGCAAGTGATCGATCTGGGCTTTGTCGGCGAACCTTCTCATGTCGACACGCATATTATCGACACCGCGGTGGCCGCCGGAATGATACCGATTATCGCCCCGATTGGCGCAGGTGAGGATGGCCACACTTACAATATTAACGCCGACACTATGGCCGGGTCGATTGCCGCAGCACTTGGCGCTGCGCGGTTATTCTTGTTGACCGATGTTGCCGGGGTGCTGGGCAAGGATGGCGCTTTGCTGACCGATTTGAAGCCATCTGATGTCGCAAAATTGCGCGACGATGGAACAATCAGCGGCGGGATGATCCCCAAGCTGGAAACCTGTGTTCATGCAGTGGAGGGCGGCTGCGACGCAGCAGTTGTGCTCGACGGGCGCGTCCCGCATGCAATGTTGCTGGAATTTTTCACATCAACCGGCGCAGGAACATTGATAAGCGCAGGTTAA
- a CDS encoding YggT family protein: MLINAFVMLIIIQFIIGMLFAFNVIDGSNQFLRQVYESINSLLDPVLAPIRRILPQTGALDFSPLVLILGLNAIMIILGNIVTP; the protein is encoded by the coding sequence ATGTTGATTAATGCATTTGTGATGCTGATCATTATCCAATTTATCATTGGGATGCTGTTTGCCTTCAACGTGATCGATGGGTCAAACCAGTTTTTGCGGCAGGTTTATGAATCGATAAATTCGCTGCTTGATCCGGTGCTAGCGCCGATCAGGCGGATATTGCCGCAAACCGGCGCTCTGGATTTCTCGCCTTTGGTCCTGATTCTCGGGCTCAATGCAATTATGATTATTCTTGGGAATATCGTGACTCCATGA
- the folD gene encoding bifunctional methylenetetrahydrofolate dehydrogenase/methenyltetrahydrofolate cyclohydrolase FolD: MTATRIDGKAFAEKLRERVGVIAADFAAVAGRKAGLAVVLVGEDPASNVYVRSKGKATVAANMNSFEHRLPDDTAEAELLALVEQLNNDPAVDGILVQLPLPSHLDEQSIIGSISPDKDVDGFHVINAGRLSVGQNGFVPCTPLGCIMLLTDRLGDLSGLEAVVIGRSNIVGKPMAQLLLDANATVTIAHSRTKDLPAVVRRADIVVAAVGRPEMVKADWLKDGATVIDVGINRLPPADGETKGRLVGDVAFGEASEVAAAITPVPGGVGPMTIAVLLRNTLVAAYRNAGMDVPEGL, translated from the coding sequence ATGACTGCTACGAGAATAGACGGCAAAGCCTTCGCTGAAAAACTGCGCGAACGGGTAGGCGTAATCGCTGCGGATTTTGCAGCTGTAGCAGGCCGGAAAGCCGGCTTGGCGGTGGTGCTGGTCGGAGAAGACCCCGCGAGCAATGTCTATGTCCGCAGTAAAGGTAAGGCGACGGTCGCGGCCAATATGAACAGCTTCGAGCATCGTCTGCCAGATGACACCGCCGAAGCCGAATTGCTCGCTTTGGTCGAGCAGCTTAATAATGATCCGGCAGTCGACGGCATCTTGGTCCAGCTGCCCCTGCCTAGCCATCTGGACGAACAATCTATCATCGGCTCGATCAGTCCCGACAAGGATGTTGACGGGTTTCACGTTATAAATGCGGGCCGACTTTCCGTCGGCCAGAACGGCTTCGTGCCTTGCACACCGCTCGGTTGCATTATGTTGCTGACAGACCGGCTGGGAGATTTGTCGGGTTTGGAGGCGGTGGTCATCGGGCGATCCAACATTGTTGGCAAGCCGATGGCACAATTGCTGCTCGATGCGAATGCGACGGTAACCATCGCGCACAGCCGAACCAAAGATCTGCCCGCCGTGGTGCGTCGTGCCGATATTGTCGTGGCGGCGGTTGGCCGGCCAGAAATGGTCAAGGCAGACTGGCTCAAGGATGGTGCAACCGTAATCGATGTTGGCATCAATCGCCTGCCGCCAGCGGATGGCGAGACAAAGGGCCGCTTAGTCGGCGACGTCGCATTTGGAGAAGCAAGCGAAGTCGCCGCTGCGATCACCCCGGTTCCAGGTGGCGTAGGGCCGATGACCATCGCTGTGCTGTTGCGCAATACGCTGGTCGCCGCCTACCGCAACGCCGGCATGGACGTTCCAGAGGGACTATAG
- a CDS encoding MarC family protein gives MTELFISAFITLFVVIDPPGCAPIYAGLTKDASTAQQRSMAIRACFIAMVILVGFALFGEQLLAALHIELDSFRIAGGFMLFWIAFEMVFEKRTQRREERAEKVTANPEQAEDVSVFPMAMPMLAGPGAIAAVMLLMNNAQGTDQTLVILGALASVLLITMAALIAAGPLIRLLGDKVEAVITRLLGVLLAALAAQYVIDGLKGSFGI, from the coding sequence ATGACCGAGCTCTTCATTTCTGCATTCATCACTTTGTTCGTGGTTATCGATCCGCCTGGCTGTGCGCCAATTTACGCCGGTTTGACCAAGGACGCGAGCACCGCCCAGCAGCGCAGCATGGCGATCCGCGCCTGCTTTATTGCGATGGTGATTTTGGTCGGCTTTGCCCTGTTCGGCGAACAATTGCTCGCTGCGCTGCATATCGAGCTCGACAGTTTCCGCATTGCTGGCGGCTTCATGTTGTTCTGGATTGCATTCGAAATGGTGTTCGAAAAACGCACCCAGCGCCGCGAAGAACGGGCGGAGAAAGTCACGGCTAACCCCGAACAGGCGGAAGATGTCTCGGTATTCCCGATGGCGATGCCTATGCTAGCGGGACCGGGCGCAATCGCGGCGGTCATGTTGCTGATGAACAATGCCCAAGGGACCGACCAAACGCTTGTGATCTTGGGCGCGCTTGCTTCGGTGTTGCTGATTACAATGGCTGCTTTAATCGCGGCTGGTCCACTGATCCGCTTGCTTGGTGACAAGGTCGAAGCGGTCATTACCCGGCTGCTGGGCGTGCTGCTCGCGGCGCTCGCCGCACAATATGTGATTGACGGGTTGAAGGGCAGTTTCGGGATCTAA
- a CDS encoding LON peptidase substrate-binding domain-containing protein codes for MGQRLSIFPLTGAILFPGLQMPLHLFEPRYRALVSDALARDRRIAMIQPQRPIEGAPLYNVGCVGRISDFEALEDGRYNLVLEGESRFRIIKELDVTTPFRQVEGQLIDEPENEFLSSIERASFEREARRFADAQGYSVDWTSVTSLDDVSLIDGVSQIAPFDSAAKQALLEANTLNERCELLVQLMQFFGKRDGDNDRVTLQ; via the coding sequence ATGGGCCAGCGACTTTCGATATTTCCGCTCACTGGCGCAATCCTGTTTCCCGGGTTGCAAATGCCGCTGCATTTATTCGAGCCGCGTTACCGCGCGTTGGTGAGCGATGCGTTGGCGCGGGACCGGCGGATTGCGATGATCCAGCCGCAACGCCCGATTGAAGGTGCGCCGCTGTACAATGTCGGCTGTGTTGGCCGGATAAGCGATTTCGAGGCCCTGGAAGACGGGCGCTATAACCTCGTTCTTGAGGGCGAAAGCAGGTTCCGCATCATCAAGGAGCTCGATGTCACTACCCCGTTTCGCCAAGTCGAGGGACAATTGATTGACGAGCCCGAAAATGAATTTCTCAGCAGCATCGAACGCGCCAGCTTTGAACGCGAAGCAAGGCGGTTTGCCGATGCGCAGGGCTACAGCGTCGACTGGACTTCGGTGACCAGCCTCGATGATGTGTCGCTAATCGATGGCGTTTCGCAAATTGCTCCGTTCGATTCAGCTGCCAAGCAAGCCTTGCTCGAAGCCAATACGCTGAACGAACGCTGCGAGTTGCTGGTTCAACTCATGCAGTTTTTCGGCAAGCGTGATGGCGATAATGACCGGGTTACGCTGCAGTAA